From Mobula birostris isolate sMobBir1 chromosome 8, sMobBir1.hap1, whole genome shotgun sequence, the proteins below share one genomic window:
- the LOC140201130 gene encoding uncharacterized protein, which yields MSSQCEQYENRFRDVTLPPFINGISSILSFANSVAAFGSKELEPNESNQLKQDVEKAYAEMSKAEKEASGLINTMTTDSLQLVKDLDEAKRKRMSLEDELKEKKDLLIWLESQRYLINDQLQAARSNLQHTENTLNAAEARKGEKLTGRDMGFGLMLLFPCVGIPMAIDYSKELNSTKNLLKEVEEEKLRLNGEVKKNEEELKNCSSEIPERNKEIEKLKDNLVRIEREVEMKQKASRALADMKTKLKYCHNYLSSLQGSMEVLYYSCEDLYSLEPLMTLIEEIFNDIQQQNSQNELLAYDSRVQKVAKKLRAIQKSKK from the exons ATGAGCAGTCAGTGCGAACAGTACGAGAATAGGTTCAGAGATGTGACACTGCCGCCTTTCATCAACGGCATCTCCTCCATCCTCTCCTTCGCCAATTCCGTCGCCGCCTTTGGCAGCAAGGAGCTCGAGCCAAACGAGAGCAACCAGCTGAAGCAGGACGTGGAGAAGGCCTACGCCGAGATGAGCAAGGCCGAGAAGGAGGCCAGTGGCCTGATCAACACCATGACGACTGACAGCCTGCAGTTGGTCAAGGACCTTGACGAGGCCAAGAGGAAGCGCATGAGCCTTGAGGACGAGCTGAAGGAGAAGAAGGATCTGCTGATCTGGCTGGAGAGCCAGAGGTACCTGATTAATGACCAACTTCAGGCTGCCCGCTCCAACCTGCAGCACACTGAGAACACACTGAACGCCGCTGAGGCAAGGAAAGGAGAGAAGCTCACTGGAAGGGACATGGGATTTGGCCTAATGCTCCTCTTCCCTTGTGTTG GAATTCCCATGGCCATCGACTACAGCAAAGAGCTCAACAGCACGAAGAACCTGCTGAAGGAGGTCGAGGAAGAGAAGCTTCGACTCAATGGCGAAGTCAAGAAGAATGAAGAAGAACTAAAGAACTGCAGCAGCGAAATCCCAGAGAGAAACAAGGAGATCGAGAAACTGAAAGACAACTTGGTGCGGATAGAACGAGAGGTGGAAATGAAGCAGAAGGCATCCAGAGCCCTGGCTGACATGAAGACCAAGCTGAAGTATTGCCACAACTACCTCTCCAGTCTCCAGGGGTCCATGGAGGTATTGTACTACTCCTGCGAAGACCTGTACAGCCTGGAGCCCCTCATGACCCTGATTGAAGAGATATTTAATGACATACAACAGCAGAACTCCCAGAATGAGTTGCTGGCGTATGACTCACGTGTCCAGAAGGTAGCCAAAAAGCTGAGAGCCATCCAAAAAAGCAAGAAGTGA